A genomic segment from Pseudobacteriovorax antillogorgiicola encodes:
- a CDS encoding transposase: protein MGSVRFGKVELLRNDGVAKSEPEKVILQLIDVREIDSPEKADPIHWMLLTTHEINSYSDALQVIEWYRKRWHIEQLFRSAMRSGLKLDEIQASSQEPIDKLAFLGLLASVETLQLTLCRDGKIDRDASELFLESELEVLQAQLSRLEGSTKNLQNPHRRNTIAWCHWVVARLGGWKGKSKHGSPAGPKDIKRGLNRLRQITVGWELATGKNVCIT, encoded by the coding sequence TTGGGTTCGGTCCGCTTTGGCAAAGTTGAACTCCTTAGGAATGATGGTGTTGCCAAATCGGAACCTGAAAAAGTAATACTCCAGCTTATAGATGTCCGGGAAATTGATTCGCCTGAAAAGGCAGATCCGATACATTGGATGTTATTGACTACCCATGAAATCAATAGTTACTCAGATGCCTTGCAAGTGATTGAATGGTATCGAAAACGATGGCACATAGAACAGCTTTTCCGCAGTGCTATGAGATCAGGCTTGAAGCTGGACGAGATTCAAGCCTCTTCGCAAGAACCTATAGATAAGTTAGCTTTTTTGGGGCTTCTTGCTTCGGTAGAAACCCTACAGCTAACGCTATGTAGGGATGGAAAGATCGATAGAGATGCATCAGAGTTATTTTTAGAATCAGAATTAGAGGTCTTGCAAGCTCAATTATCGCGACTGGAAGGTTCGACAAAAAACCTTCAGAATCCTCATCGCCGAAACACCATTGCATGGTGCCACTGGGTAGTAGCGAGACTAGGAGGATGGAAAGGAAAAAGTAAGCATGGGAGCCCCGCTGGCCCCAAAGATATAAAAAGAGGACTGAATCGACTGAGGCAGATAACTGTCGGCTGGGAGCTTGCAACTGGAAAAAATGTGTGCATCACCTGA
- a CDS encoding nucleotidyl transferase AbiEii/AbiGii toxin family protein, whose protein sequence is MISEDYKKQVSLVLDALPIVAQHDYFALKGGTALNLFYAELPRLSVDIDLCYIPVKDRKGSFAEMHTGLEQISEGLSKRLGCRVTPTKPLHTLSETRLIVEREHIKIKIEPNYIIRGTVYPTEYRTTSSKVEDTFKKSAEISCLSIEDLWGGKFCAALDRQHPRDLFDVHQFFEHHDFNNQVKTAFIFYLLSHNRPIEEVLAPTSKDISGIFQSEFKGMSSIELDPKELCQKLWDLKALILDSLNKNDKEFLISIYTKEPKWSLYEYKDAKEHPSIKWKLQNISKMTIKKTAGCQKKLEALLTT, encoded by the coding sequence ATGATTTCTGAAGACTATAAAAAACAGGTCAGTCTTGTACTCGATGCTTTACCAATTGTTGCACAACACGATTATTTTGCTCTAAAAGGTGGTACCGCCCTTAATCTATTTTATGCAGAATTACCTAGGTTATCTGTCGATATCGACCTATGTTATATTCCTGTGAAGGATCGAAAAGGGAGTTTTGCTGAGATGCATACTGGTCTAGAACAAATTTCTGAAGGTTTGTCGAAAAGACTAGGTTGTCGTGTGACTCCTACAAAGCCACTCCATACTCTAAGCGAAACTAGACTTATCGTAGAACGGGAACACATCAAGATTAAAATAGAACCCAACTATATTATTCGGGGAACAGTATATCCGACGGAATACAGAACGACCTCTAGTAAAGTTGAAGATACTTTCAAAAAGTCAGCAGAAATAAGCTGCCTCTCCATCGAAGATCTTTGGGGAGGAAAGTTTTGTGCAGCCTTAGATCGCCAGCATCCACGTGACTTGTTTGATGTCCATCAGTTCTTCGAACATCACGACTTTAACAATCAAGTGAAAACAGCATTCATCTTTTACTTGCTGTCGCATAATCGACCAATAGAGGAGGTCTTAGCACCAACATCAAAAGATATCTCAGGTATTTTCCAATCCGAATTCAAAGGTATGAGCAGTATCGAGCTAGACCCGAAAGAACTTTGTCAAAAGTTATGGGATCTGAAAGCATTGATTCTAGACTCATTGAACAAAAATGATAAAGAGTTTTTAATCTCGATTTATACCAAAGAGCCTAAATGGTCTCTATACGAATATAAAGATGCGAAAGAGCATCCATCAATCAAGTGGAAGCTCCAAAATATATCTAAGATGACTATTAAGAAAACTGCAGGCTGCCAAAAGAAATTAGAAGCGTTACTAACGACCTAA
- a CDS encoding type IV toxin-antitoxin system AbiEi family antitoxin domain-containing protein gives MSRLNQALSNWNKGELHSLQWLSKFGVSPRSANKYFASGSLKKIAPGIFARPNDQISWQGIVNVLQSDLSMPVHVAGKSALELHGEGHYIPLGHPIINIVSRNKAQVPSWAISGEFNGELKVKQSSMITSEPELVLYNRDGIDFYISSREQAILELIDSLDLSETFETAENYMQGLLTLRSDKVQFLLENCKSIKVKRVFLFLAKKLELPFLKKINLATIHLGSGKRVVTKNGRLDNDFNITVPTTYFEEPNDF, from the coding sequence TTGTCTAGATTAAACCAAGCATTGAGCAACTGGAATAAAGGGGAACTCCACTCCCTCCAATGGCTATCAAAATTTGGAGTCAGCCCCAGGTCAGCCAACAAGTATTTTGCTAGTGGCTCGCTAAAAAAAATTGCACCAGGAATTTTTGCTCGTCCAAATGACCAAATATCTTGGCAAGGCATCGTCAACGTCTTACAAAGTGATTTATCGATGCCCGTTCACGTCGCAGGAAAGTCAGCATTAGAACTACACGGTGAAGGTCACTACATTCCATTAGGGCACCCTATCATCAATATTGTAAGTCGCAACAAAGCTCAGGTCCCATCATGGGCTATATCGGGAGAATTTAATGGTGAGCTTAAAGTTAAGCAATCCAGTATGATCACTTCTGAACCAGAACTAGTTTTATATAACCGAGATGGAATCGACTTCTATATCTCTTCACGTGAACAGGCGATATTAGAATTGATTGATTCTCTAGATCTTTCAGAAACTTTTGAAACAGCTGAGAACTATATGCAAGGCCTTCTAACCCTAAGGTCAGATAAGGTTCAATTCTTACTCGAAAACTGTAAATCCATCAAAGTAAAAAGAGTATTTCTCTTCTTGGCAAAAAAACTCGAACTTCCATTCCTCAAAAAGATTAATTTAGCGACAATCCACTTAGGGTCTGGAAAACGAGTTGTAACCAAGAACGGAAGGCTAGATAACGACTTCAATATTACTGTTCCTACCACTTATTTTGAGGAACCCAATGATTTCTGA
- the mobC gene encoding MobC family replication-relaxation protein codes for MSNLLSGRKGSQRAREKQQQILSFLLSERWTHPDILAYHLGLKSKYSVVKTLCQLKQMGAVKEVKIDIPYGGSIDIWGITNHGIGISRSEFQENVRALEPSKLSLVSMFHHLDLQKARVLLTKHQKCDWVRISDMPTKSKKQPDAIMVTEGGQRIAIEMERTLKSRKRYSEILVSHLIARKQGLWDEILYIAPDQNLAHRLKRYFLNIGSATHQGRRFQVTADHLSYFGFTDLASLEQDEHELQGWTKHS; via the coding sequence ATGAGTAACCTACTTTCGGGCCGAAAGGGGTCTCAACGAGCAAGGGAAAAGCAGCAACAGATACTTTCATTCTTGCTAAGTGAAAGGTGGACACACCCAGATATCCTTGCGTACCACTTGGGTTTAAAGTCCAAATATTCAGTAGTCAAAACCCTTTGTCAGCTGAAGCAAATGGGCGCTGTTAAGGAAGTCAAAATAGATATACCTTATGGTGGCAGCATTGATATTTGGGGGATCACAAATCATGGAATAGGTATATCTCGTTCTGAGTTCCAAGAAAATGTCCGTGCACTTGAGCCTTCGAAGCTTTCGCTGGTCTCTATGTTCCATCACCTGGATTTACAAAAAGCCAGAGTTCTACTTACTAAACACCAAAAGTGCGATTGGGTGAGAATATCTGACATGCCTACAAAGTCGAAAAAACAGCCTGATGCAATTATGGTTACCGAGGGTGGGCAGCGTATCGCTATCGAGATGGAGAGGACTCTAAAAAGCAGGAAAAGGTATTCTGAAATTTTGGTATCTCATCTGATTGCTCGCAAGCAGGGCCTGTGGGATGAGATACTTTATATTGCTCCCGATCAAAATCTAGCTCATAGACTCAAGAGGTATTTCCTTAACATCGGTTCAGCGACTCACCAGGGAAGAAGGTTTCAAGTAACCGCGGATCACCTGTCCTATTTTGGATTCACAGACCTCGCTTCCTTGGAGCAAGACGAACATGAACTACAGGGGTGGACCAAGCATTCATAA
- a CDS encoding TraM recognition domain-containing protein, with translation MILHQLILRGVVTVVMAPKHDSFLSGVLAIAARIRGIHLHHVRIRHTMLPNPFASCSGEDIYEILVDGLKQSDTGRESDFYRIAGRKVARILSNYWADKNPSFRDLESSIENLIDSDLAKKAQGFIERISELAHYFPPHHISNIDIKDVISKGDSIIITGDTMNTTIQTLHKIYAIRTVQIISQREFDNDHKQVTMFCDELKFLICPTLVRSFGVVLDRRLSYIAAFQTIGDLSDSTDLDPITIERSILDNSTIKLVYQQSDFSTAQWASNLSGKSIVNARSMHTQATTQGHFLPTSSTSYSEVGSNLFSTNIFQSLPKGCAVLFNGNKVAQLAYVCPIPIDKEKDKALTVMLPDNKLDDEMDLDIGRALL, from the coding sequence ATGATTTTGCACCAACTGATCTTAAGAGGGGTTGTAACCGTAGTTATGGCGCCAAAGCACGACTCGTTTTTATCAGGAGTCCTAGCAATTGCCGCACGTATCAGAGGGATTCATCTTCATCACGTTCGAATCAGGCACACTATGCTTCCTAATCCGTTTGCAAGTTGTTCAGGAGAGGATATTTATGAAATACTTGTCGATGGACTAAAACAGTCCGACACAGGAAGAGAATCGGATTTTTACAGGATTGCTGGCCGGAAGGTAGCTAGAATCCTATCCAACTACTGGGCTGATAAAAACCCTAGTTTTCGCGATCTAGAATCAAGTATTGAAAATTTGATAGATAGTGACCTAGCGAAAAAGGCTCAAGGCTTTATAGAGCGTATTTCTGAATTGGCTCATTACTTTCCACCTCATCACATAAGCAATATTGATATCAAGGATGTCATCAGCAAAGGTGACAGTATAATTATTACTGGCGATACGATGAACACCACCATTCAAACTCTCCATAAGATCTACGCCATTAGAACGGTTCAGATAATCTCACAGAGAGAATTTGACAATGACCATAAGCAAGTAACAATGTTTTGTGACGAGTTGAAATTTCTAATTTGCCCGACTCTTGTGCGTAGTTTTGGGGTAGTGCTAGATAGAAGGCTGAGCTACATCGCAGCTTTTCAAACTATCGGCGATTTGTCAGATTCCACCGATCTAGATCCAATAACAATTGAAAGAAGTATTCTTGATAACTCGACCATTAAGCTTGTATATCAACAGTCCGATTTTTCTACAGCTCAGTGGGCTTCCAATCTTTCAGGCAAGTCAATTGTCAATGCCAGAAGCATGCACACTCAAGCAACGACTCAGGGACACTTCTTACCGACAAGTAGCACCAGCTACTCCGAAGTAGGGTCAAATTTATTTTCAACAAATATTTTTCAATCGCTTCCCAAGGGATGTGCCGTTCTTTTCAACGGCAATAAAGTGGCTCAGCTCGCTTATGTTTGTCCTATCCCAATCGACAAAGAGAAAGACAAGGCATTAACGGTGATGCTACCTGACAACAAACTCGATGACGAGATGGATTTGGACATTGGGAGGGCATTACTATGA